One Alphaproteobacteria bacterium DNA segment encodes these proteins:
- a CDS encoding hemerythrin family protein, whose protein sequence is MTRLELTRSFLTGHAGIDDDHKRIIDIINAMIDCENGGDTSGCIDKMEEFVKALREHFDSEIQIMRDSGYKSVDSHEIEHEEVFKKITDISSTCKNQKGGMDLNYSMLSIFITNLLKEDLDFRAHLENVGYSQ, encoded by the coding sequence ATGACCAGGCTTGAGCTGACGCGCAGTTTTTTGACTGGACACGCGGGTATTGATGACGATCATAAAAGGATCATCGATATTATTAATGCAATGATTGATTGCGAGAACGGCGGCGACACTAGTGGGTGCATCGACAAGATGGAGGAGTTTGTTAAAGCATTAAGGGAGCATTTTGATAGTGAAATCCAGATAATGCGTGACAGTGGATACAAATCAGTTGACAGTCATGAAATAGAACATGAGGAGGTATTTAAGAAAATAACAGATATTAGTTCAACATGCAAAAATCAAAAAGGAGGAATGGATTTGAATTACAGTATGTTGTCAATTTTTATTACAAATTTATTAAAAGAAGATTTGGATTTCAGGGCACATTTGGAGAATGTTGGCTACTCGCAATAG